In Salinigranum marinum, one DNA window encodes the following:
- a CDS encoding metallophosphoesterase, producing MLVVVSDTHARTDHRLAGRTLDAVREADLVVHAGDFNREPVLDAFHDVSTELLGVYGNTDDDAVRDRLPRARNFEYGGLTFAVTHTRRGGPTALSLFGRERDADVVVFGHSHRPMLDRSGPVALLNPGSHAQPRGNRSGHAELDAVTDGVRCRLVTPDGEAFERTTLTRRR from the coding sequence ATGCTCGTCGTCGTCTCCGACACGCACGCCCGAACCGACCATCGACTCGCGGGCCGCACGCTCGACGCCGTCCGCGAGGCCGACCTGGTCGTCCACGCGGGCGACTTCAACCGCGAACCAGTGCTCGACGCCTTCCACGACGTCTCGACGGAGCTGCTCGGCGTCTACGGCAACACAGACGACGACGCCGTCCGCGACCGGCTCCCGCGCGCGAGGAACTTCGAATACGGCGGGCTGACGTTTGCCGTCACTCACACCCGACGAGGGGGACCGACGGCGCTATCGCTGTTCGGCCGCGAGCGCGACGCGGACGTGGTCGTTTTCGGGCACTCCCACCGGCCGATGCTCGACCGATCCGGTCCGGTTGCGCTGCTCAATCCGGGAAGCCACGCCCAGCCACGGGGCAACCGGTCCGGACACGCCGAACTCGACGCCGTCACCGACGGCGTCCGCTGTCGACTGGTGACGCCCGACGGCGAGGCGTTCGAGCGGACGACGCTCACGCGTCGGCGGTGA
- a CDS encoding asparaginase, with the protein MNDRVLVLATGGTIASTAGDGAGARPTERGDELVAAVPALDGRVVVEDVARCPSVDMTFETLAGVRRRVRDWGSGSGVVVLHGTDTVEESAYYLDLTVDDGPPVVFTGAQRRPDQPGADGPANIRDAVAAAATPDVVAGGGSYVLLNGELHAAADVVKAHTWRPDAFASPDAGPVASFGPAGVERHRAFGSRTPTVPLAEPPTGTVAVVSTGIGVTDRQLRRAVDAGVDGVVLECTGLGNAPEPVADAVADAVDAGVPVVVASRCHAGSVAPVYGGGGGQVLADHGALFAGALSASKARIKLLVGLAAGMALDELFASPGA; encoded by the coding sequence ATGAACGACCGCGTACTGGTTCTCGCGACGGGCGGAACGATCGCAAGCACGGCCGGAGACGGGGCGGGTGCCCGCCCCACGGAGAGGGGCGACGAACTCGTCGCCGCGGTGCCGGCGCTCGACGGACGGGTCGTGGTCGAGGACGTCGCCCGGTGCCCGAGCGTGGACATGACGTTCGAGACGCTCGCCGGCGTCCGCCGGCGCGTCCGCGACTGGGGGAGCGGGTCGGGCGTCGTCGTCCTCCACGGCACCGACACCGTCGAGGAGAGCGCGTACTACCTCGACCTGACCGTCGACGACGGGCCGCCGGTCGTGTTCACGGGGGCCCAGCGTCGGCCCGACCAGCCGGGTGCCGACGGACCGGCGAACATTCGCGACGCGGTCGCGGCCGCCGCGACGCCGGACGTCGTCGCGGGCGGCGGGAGCTACGTGCTGCTCAACGGCGAGCTCCACGCCGCCGCCGACGTGGTGAAAGCCCACACCTGGCGGCCGGACGCCTTTGCCTCGCCCGACGCGGGGCCGGTCGCCTCGTTCGGCCCCGCCGGCGTCGAGCGACACCGCGCGTTCGGAAGCCGGACGCCCACGGTCCCGCTGGCGGAGCCACCGACCGGGACCGTCGCCGTCGTTTCGACCGGCATCGGCGTCACCGACCGCCAACTCAGGCGGGCGGTCGACGCGGGCGTCGACGGGGTCGTCCTTGAGTGCACCGGGCTGGGGAACGCGCCCGAACCGGTCGCGGACGCGGTCGCGGACGCGGTCGACGCGGGCGTCCCGGTCGTCGTGGCGAGCCGGTGTCACGCGGGGTCGGTCGCGCCGGTGTACGGCGGCGGCGGCGGGCAGGTGCTCGCCGACCACGGCGCGCTGTTCGCCGGCGCGCTCTCGGCGTCGAAGGCGCGGATCAAACTCCTCGTGGGGCTCGCCGCTGGGATGGCCCTCGACGAGCTGTTCGCGTCGCCCGGCGCGTGA
- the tcuA gene encoding FAD-dependent tricarballylate dehydrogenase TcuA gives MRSHSYDVVVIGCGMAGLSAGLRAAELGRSVAVLEKAPKEDRGGQTGYSESFRVPSADCDLSPWGYEFDVPDYTADEFYQDIMDRTSGHADPELARTLVDDAAETVEWLTGHGVDWDMEPLAVGYTVGRTWFDNDQLLAALLDAIADHGGDVFYRTGMRSIELADDGSVAAVEARDPKGRLRFDCGAAVLACGAYESSPEKRTRYYGPGFDDMKVRGSGYNTGEAIEAAIDAGANAVGQWSGAHMAIIDANAPDTGGGANRVDGYQYGVILNVDGRRFVDEGENARAHTYAKFGRKIFQQPEHLAYILLDAKTHDLVRATGPSEPHVAESLPELCATIDVDKEVALETLVAFNEACDPGEFDPHTLDGNDADCRPPKSNWALPLDEPPFYAYAVTGGITFGFGGVEITTDAAVIDDRGEPIPGFFAAGNATGQLFYDNYPGGTGLTNAAVYGRRAAESVDDYLATPRSAEQ, from the coding sequence ATGCGATCACACAGCTACGACGTCGTCGTCATCGGCTGCGGCATGGCCGGGCTCTCGGCCGGCCTCCGCGCGGCGGAGCTCGGTCGGTCGGTCGCCGTGTTGGAGAAGGCACCGAAGGAGGATCGTGGCGGGCAGACGGGGTACAGCGAGTCGTTCCGCGTCCCCTCGGCGGACTGTGACCTGTCGCCGTGGGGGTACGAGTTCGACGTCCCGGACTACACCGCCGACGAGTTCTACCAGGACATCATGGACCGGACGAGCGGCCACGCCGACCCGGAGTTGGCCCGGACGCTGGTCGACGACGCCGCGGAGACGGTCGAGTGGCTGACCGGCCACGGCGTCGACTGGGACATGGAGCCCCTGGCCGTCGGCTACACCGTCGGGCGGACCTGGTTCGACAACGATCAACTGCTCGCGGCGCTCCTCGACGCCATCGCGGACCACGGGGGCGACGTGTTCTACCGCACGGGAATGCGATCGATCGAACTCGCCGACGACGGGAGCGTCGCGGCCGTCGAGGCGAGGGACCCGAAGGGACGGCTCCGGTTCGACTGCGGCGCGGCGGTGTTGGCCTGCGGCGCGTACGAGTCCAGCCCCGAGAAGCGGACGCGGTACTACGGGCCCGGCTTCGACGACATGAAGGTCCGTGGGAGCGGCTACAACACCGGCGAGGCGATCGAGGCGGCGATCGACGCGGGGGCGAACGCGGTCGGACAGTGGAGCGGCGCGCACATGGCGATCATCGACGCGAACGCGCCCGACACCGGCGGCGGTGCCAACCGGGTCGACGGCTACCAGTACGGCGTCATCCTGAACGTGGACGGACGGCGGTTCGTCGACGAGGGGGAGAACGCCCGAGCACACACGTACGCGAAGTTCGGCCGGAAGATCTTCCAGCAGCCGGAGCATCTCGCGTACATCCTGCTGGACGCGAAGACACACGACCTCGTCCGGGCGACGGGGCCGTCGGAACCGCACGTCGCTGAGTCGCTGCCGGAGCTCTGTGCGACGATCGACGTCGACAAAGAGGTCGCACTGGAGACGCTCGTGGCGTTCAACGAGGCGTGTGATCCCGGCGAGTTCGACCCACACACCCTCGACGGGAACGACGCGGACTGTCGACCGCCGAAGTCGAACTGGGCGCTCCCGCTGGACGAGCCACCCTTCTACGCGTACGCGGTGACCGGCGGGATCACGTTCGGCTTCGGCGGCGTCGAGATCACGACCGACGCGGCGGTGATCGACGACCGTGGGGAGCCCATCCCGGGCTTCTTCGCCGCCGGAAACGCCACCGGGCAGTTGTTCTACGACAACTACCCGGGGGGCACCGGACTCACCAACGCCGCGGTGTACGGGCGGCGAGCCGCCGAGTCGGTCGACGACTACCTCGCGACGCCCCGTTCGGCCGAACAGTAG
- a CDS encoding dihydroorotase family protein yields the protein MDELDSLFVNGRVITPDGPLDGDVAVGVTDGTIAAIGTPASLPSADRVVDLDGQYLLPGVVDCHVHTRSPGDEHKEDWTTITRAAAAGGVTTLIAMPNTDPIVSTPDRLRRVYEIADRDALVDFQSYGVLTAENTAQVTPLAEAGAAGYKVFLGTTFGEIEPPNDGQLFDAMKEIAETGLRVGFHEENDDILSFYEAETKAAGRNRALDHARSRPVVAEAEAVQRTTLFSEHTGCPVHMFHLSSGTAAEIVARGKARGVNVSAETCPHYLWFDEDVYAEKGNAARVQPPIRSTAERDRLWEVGIDGDGVDCVATDHAPHTDEEKGLSDPFGNTWESISGFVGVETEVPAMATFVDEGRLSLGEWIRLHCVRPAKLWGLYPQKGSLQVGTDADFTVVDPAVEWTLDRRSLHSKSTATPFDGARFRGRATMTVVRGSVVYAEGEVLASPGDGERVPVGETVDASALE from the coding sequence ATGGACGAACTCGACAGTCTGTTCGTAAACGGGAGAGTCATCACGCCCGATGGACCCCTCGACGGGGACGTCGCGGTCGGCGTCACCGATGGAACCATCGCGGCCATCGGCACACCGGCGTCCCTGCCGAGCGCCGATCGCGTCGTCGACCTCGACGGGCAGTATCTGCTCCCGGGGGTCGTCGACTGTCACGTGCACACCCGGTCGCCGGGCGACGAGCACAAGGAGGACTGGACGACCATCACGCGGGCGGCGGCCGCGGGTGGCGTCACGACGCTCATCGCGATGCCGAACACCGACCCGATCGTCTCGACGCCCGACCGACTCCGCCGGGTGTACGAGATTGCCGACCGGGACGCGCTCGTCGACTTCCAGTCGTACGGCGTGCTCACGGCGGAGAACACGGCCCAGGTGACGCCGCTGGCGGAGGCCGGCGCGGCCGGCTACAAGGTGTTCCTCGGGACGACGTTCGGCGAGATCGAGCCGCCGAACGACGGCCAGCTGTTCGACGCGATGAAGGAGATCGCCGAGACGGGCCTCCGGGTGGGCTTTCACGAGGAGAACGACGACATCCTCTCGTTTTACGAGGCCGAGACCAAGGCGGCGGGGCGGAACCGGGCGCTCGACCACGCGCGGTCGCGCCCCGTCGTCGCGGAGGCCGAGGCGGTCCAGCGCACCACGCTCTTCTCGGAGCACACGGGCTGTCCCGTCCACATGTTCCACCTCTCGTCGGGGACCGCCGCGGAGATCGTCGCCAGGGGGAAGGCCCGCGGCGTGAACGTCAGCGCGGAGACGTGCCCGCACTACCTCTGGTTCGACGAGGACGTCTACGCCGAGAAGGGCAACGCCGCCCGCGTCCAGCCGCCGATCCGGTCGACTGCGGAGCGCGACCGGCTCTGGGAGGTGGGAATCGACGGCGACGGTGTCGACTGCGTCGCGACCGACCACGCCCCCCACACCGACGAGGAGAAGGGGCTCTCCGACCCGTTCGGGAACACCTGGGAGTCCATCTCGGGGTTCGTGGGCGTCGAGACCGAGGTCCCGGCGATGGCGACGTTCGTCGACGAGGGGCGGCTCTCGCTCGGCGAGTGGATCCGGCTTCACTGTGTCCGCCCGGCCAAGCTCTGGGGGCTCTACCCGCAGAAAGGCTCGCTGCAAGTGGGAACCGACGCGGACTTCACCGTCGTCGATCCGGCGGTCGAGTGGACGCTCGATCGGCGGTCCCTGCACTCGAAGAGCACGGCGACGCCGTTCGACGGCGCACGGTTCCGCGGGCGGGCGACGATGACCGTCGTCCGCGGGTCGGTCGTCTACGCCGAGGGCGAGGTGCTGGCCAGCCCCGGCGACGGCGAGCGGGTGCCCGTCGGCGAGACCGTCGACGCGAGCGCCCTCGAGTAG
- a CDS encoding MmgE/PrpD family protein → MSPTATTDEDGPDIARRAAAYAVSFDPDDAPQAICDRAALVLLDTVGVSLRGSTTPHVVDAAGALARLWGGTQADGATTFATADRRSPAVAAYLNAAGGTTLELDEGNQRSAHPGIHTVPPALAVAESVGASGDALFGALVAGYEVGARLGDVIRPMRDGLHPHGGWAPVSGTVAAGRLLGLDERAMTAAIRMAVTPFVVGHWDAALTGATVRDVYTGACCHHGITAAGLADAGLTGVEGAIEGCLLPYTAARPVTPALLAPFETLGERYYLADSYVKQHAACRYAHAPLDALDRIRQRTTVDPADVERIAVETFELGLRLDSTRPENVLAAKFSTPYALAASLVTGGSGVDAFTEALVADDRVRSLAERVDVVADEAFEARSADGEWGARLTIDLADGTTLTETVRDARGGGDSPFTREEVLAKFDRLAGDVLPDRDVDRLRDRLLDVRSVADVSTLLAPVLA, encoded by the coding sequence ATGTCACCGACAGCCACGACCGACGAGGACGGACCGGATATCGCCCGACGCGCCGCCGCGTACGCCGTCTCGTTCGACCCCGACGACGCCCCACAGGCGATCTGCGACCGCGCCGCACTGGTATTGCTCGACACCGTCGGCGTCTCGCTCCGGGGGAGCACGACGCCGCACGTCGTCGACGCCGCGGGGGCGCTCGCGCGGCTCTGGGGTGGCACCCAGGCGGACGGAGCGACGACGTTCGCGACCGCGGACCGCCGGTCCCCGGCGGTCGCCGCCTACCTCAACGCCGCCGGCGGGACGACGCTCGAACTCGACGAGGGGAACCAGCGCTCGGCCCACCCGGGAATCCACACGGTGCCGCCGGCGCTCGCGGTCGCCGAGTCGGTCGGTGCCTCGGGGGACGCGCTGTTCGGCGCGCTCGTAGCCGGCTACGAGGTCGGTGCTCGGCTCGGCGACGTTATCCGCCCGATGCGCGACGGCCTCCACCCACACGGGGGGTGGGCACCCGTCAGCGGGACGGTCGCGGCGGGCCGACTGCTCGGGCTGGACGAACGGGCGATGACGGCGGCCATCCGGATGGCTGTCACGCCCTTCGTCGTCGGACACTGGGACGCGGCGCTGACCGGCGCGACCGTCCGCGACGTCTACACCGGTGCCTGCTGTCACCACGGGATCACGGCGGCCGGCCTGGCCGACGCCGGCCTCACGGGCGTCGAGGGGGCGATCGAGGGGTGTCTCCTGCCCTACACCGCCGCGCGACCCGTGACGCCGGCGCTCCTCGCGCCCTTCGAAACGCTCGGCGAACGCTACTACCTCGCCGACAGCTACGTGAAACAGCACGCGGCCTGCCGGTACGCCCACGCCCCACTCGACGCGCTCGATCGGATCCGCCAGCGGACGACGGTCGACCCCGCCGACGTCGAGCGGATCGCGGTTGAGACGTTCGAACTCGGGCTCCGTCTCGACTCGACGCGCCCGGAGAACGTCCTCGCGGCGAAGTTCTCGACGCCGTACGCCCTGGCCGCGTCGCTCGTCACCGGTGGATCGGGCGTCGACGCGTTCACCGAGGCGCTCGTCGCCGACGACCGCGTTCGGTCGCTAGCCGAGCGGGTCGACGTCGTCGCGGACGAGGCGTTCGAGGCGCGCAGCGCCGACGGCGAGTGGGGTGCCCGCCTCACGATCGACCTCGCGGACGGGACGACGCTGACCGAGACCGTCCGCGACGCCCGCGGGGGCGGCGACAGCCCGTTCACGCGCGAGGAGGTGCTGGCGAAGTTCGATCGCCTCGCGGGCGACGTTCTCCCCGACCGGGACGTCGACCGGCTCCGCGACCGACTCCTCGACGTTCGCTCGGTCGCTGACGTCTCGACGCTGCTCGCGCCCGTGCTGGCGTAA
- a CDS encoding IclR family transcriptional regulator, which yields MTPGTDGDSLKTLSTAFEIVDAIQELDGARVTELASHLDLPPSTVHGYLSTLRYNSYLVKEGDSYYVGLEFLNKGGYARSRKQGYALVEDKVEQLAERTGERVQFVVEENGRGYYIYTAIGENAVEADARAGKRIFLHDSSAGKSILAHLPEARVDEIIDRWGLPEFTAETITDRAELYDELATVRERGFALNREESHAGLRAVGAPVRHPARHVLGAFSLSGPSNRLKGEYFERELPDMILGLTNEIELNMSYL from the coding sequence ATGACACCCGGTACAGACGGCGACTCGCTCAAGACCCTCTCGACGGCGTTCGAGATCGTAGACGCCATCCAGGAACTCGACGGGGCGCGGGTCACCGAACTCGCCTCGCACCTCGACCTCCCGCCGAGCACCGTCCACGGCTACCTCTCGACGCTCCGTTACAACTCGTATCTGGTGAAGGAGGGCGACAGCTACTACGTCGGGCTGGAGTTCCTCAACAAGGGAGGGTACGCGCGCTCCCGGAAACAGGGGTACGCGCTCGTCGAGGACAAGGTGGAGCAGTTGGCCGAGCGGACGGGCGAGCGGGTCCAGTTCGTCGTCGAGGAGAACGGGCGCGGCTACTACATCTACACCGCGATCGGGGAGAACGCGGTCGAGGCGGACGCGCGGGCGGGCAAACGGATCTTCCTCCACGACAGCTCCGCCGGCAAGTCGATCCTCGCACACCTGCCCGAGGCGCGGGTCGACGAGATCATCGACCGCTGGGGGCTGCCCGAGTTCACCGCGGAGACGATCACGGACCGCGCGGAGCTGTACGACGAACTCGCCACCGTGCGCGAGCGCGGGTTCGCCCTCAACCGCGAGGAGTCACACGCCGGCCTCCGGGCGGTCGGTGCGCCGGTCCGACACCCCGCCAGACACGTCCTCGGCGCGTTCAGCCTCTCCGGACCCAGCAACCGCCTGAAAGGCGAGTACTTCGAACGGGAACTCCCCGACATGATCCTCGGGCTGACGAACGAGATCGAACTCAACATGAGCTACCTGTGA
- a CDS encoding ArsR/SmtB family transcription factor, with protein MAGLLPSKPDIDPSDEPRVVGLDSDAADELIDALSSTTTREVLAALHEEPAAASALAERVDTSLQNVQYHLRKLEDAGLVEVGDTVYSEKGREMNVYVPADRALVVVAGREEETTGVKAALSRLLGGVGVLGVASVLVDRLARRGLSVGLGSAGGGGGADGGAAPAQAPETEAAGDAGTSASVGDAATETETPTATEITTQPPTDGGGFNIAEATTTTTGPTEASTPAGTAAETVSTAEPATAATQTPTELAGTAGTTTPLPTAGSTPTPAPIATRTATEIPQADLTTTVETAAAAQPSVVDGLAASPGLVFFLGGATVLFGGFALWWVTR; from the coding sequence ATGGCCGGTCTGCTGCCCTCCAAACCCGATATCGACCCGAGCGACGAACCGCGGGTCGTCGGCCTCGACTCGGACGCCGCCGACGAACTCATCGACGCCCTCTCGTCGACCACCACGCGAGAAGTGCTCGCCGCCCTCCACGAAGAGCCCGCTGCCGCCTCGGCGCTCGCCGAGCGCGTCGACACCTCGTTGCAGAACGTGCAGTACCACCTCCGCAAGCTAGAGGACGCGGGTCTCGTGGAGGTGGGCGACACGGTGTACTCCGAGAAGGGCCGGGAGATGAACGTCTACGTCCCCGCCGACCGCGCCCTCGTCGTCGTCGCCGGACGCGAGGAGGAGACGACGGGGGTGAAAGCGGCGCTCTCGCGCCTCCTCGGCGGGGTCGGCGTCCTCGGCGTCGCCAGCGTCCTCGTCGACCGGCTCGCCCGACGCGGCCTCTCGGTCGGCCTCGGTTCGGCCGGTGGCGGAGGTGGTGCCGACGGCGGTGCCGCACCAGCGCAAGCGCCCGAAACCGAAGCCGCAGGGGACGCGGGGACGAGCGCGAGCGTGGGTGACGCGGCGACGGAGACCGAGACGCCGACGGCGACCGAAATCACGACCCAGCCCCCGACCGACGGCGGCGGCTTCAACATCGCCGAGGCGACGACGACCACGACCGGGCCGACCGAGGCGTCGACTCCAGCGGGCACGGCCGCCGAGACGGTCTCGACCGCCGAGCCCGCGACGGCCGCGACCCAGACCCCGACCGAACTGGCGGGGACGGCAGGGACGACGACCCCGCTGCCGACCGCGGGATCGACGCCGACCCCGGCACCGATCGCGACGCGGACGGCCACCGAGATCCCGCAGGCCGATCTGACCACGACGGTCGAGACGGCCGCCGCGGCCCAGCCGTCAGTCGTCGACGGCCTCGCGGCGTCGCCCGGACTGGTCTTCTTTCTGGGCGGGGCGACCGTGCTGTTCGGGGGCTTCGCCCTCTGGTGGGTGACGCGATGA
- a CDS encoding ornithine cyclodeaminase family protein, with protein sequence MRGALYLSSEDVAGLATTTDFVDAVRRAYRERGDGAPTHPRVTLRRDEPAGLLNSYTAILPDTGVAGGYVYTAGFADGEARLTTPLFDAETGAVLAIVDGAYLNTYKTGAAGAVAVDALARPDATTVAVVGSGAQARGQLRAVATVREFEAARVFSPTPAHREQFADEMTDVTGLPVEACDSAAAAVDGADVVVTATNASEPVVASDDLADGAHVNAIGQYDPEKRELDAETIRRATYVPDLRERVFQDAGAFLQAREAGVVDDDHIHAELGAVVAGHAPGRTSPDKLTVFDSGGTALETLAAAALCYRKAEAAGRGRRIEFADASEVYEGKHGDTSEEL encoded by the coding sequence ATGCGTGGCGCACTCTACCTCAGCAGCGAGGACGTCGCCGGACTGGCGACGACGACCGACTTCGTCGACGCGGTGAGACGGGCGTACCGCGAGCGGGGCGACGGCGCCCCGACGCACCCCCGGGTGACGCTCCGGCGCGACGAGCCGGCCGGGCTCCTCAACAGTTACACGGCGATCCTCCCCGACACCGGCGTCGCGGGCGGCTACGTCTACACGGCGGGCTTCGCCGACGGCGAGGCCCGCTTGACGACGCCCCTCTTCGACGCCGAGACGGGCGCGGTGCTCGCGATCGTCGACGGCGCGTACCTCAACACCTACAAGACGGGGGCGGCGGGTGCGGTCGCCGTCGACGCGCTCGCCCGGCCGGACGCCACGACGGTCGCCGTCGTCGGCAGCGGGGCGCAGGCGCGCGGCCAGCTGCGGGCCGTCGCGACGGTCCGGGAGTTCGAGGCGGCCCGGGTGTTCTCGCCGACGCCGGCCCACCGCGAGCAGTTCGCCGACGAGATGACCGACGTGACCGGGCTCCCGGTCGAGGCGTGCGACTCGGCGGCCGCCGCCGTCGACGGGGCCGACGTGGTCGTCACCGCGACGAACGCGAGCGAGCCGGTGGTCGCGAGCGACGACCTCGCCGACGGCGCACACGTCAACGCCATCGGACAGTACGACCCCGAAAAGCGCGAACTCGACGCCGAGACGATCCGTCGCGCGACGTACGTGCCGGACCTGCGCGAGCGGGTCTTCCAGGACGCCGGCGCGTTTCTCCAGGCGCGCGAGGCCGGTGTCGTCGACGACGATCACATCCACGCGGAACTGGGCGCGGTCGTCGCCGGGCACGCTCCCGGCCGAACGTCGCCGGACAAACTCACCGTCTTCGACAGCGGCGGGACGGCGCTGGAGACGCTCGCGGCCGCCGCGCTCTGTTACCGGAAGGCCGAGGCGGCCGGCCGTGGCCGCCGGATCGAGTTCGCCGACGCCTCCGAGGTGTACGAGGGCAAACACGGCGACACCTCCGAGGAGCTGTAG
- a CDS encoding LLM class flavin-dependent oxidoreductase, with translation MALEFGIHYSCQSPEGEWERVYRETLNQAAEAESLGYSTLSVAEHHFLPDGWVPEPFVLLGGLAAVTDEVDLVTNIVILPLHNPVKVAERAVVLDLLSGGRFKLGVAVGWRDEEFRVFGVDKSERAGRTIEGMKLIRRLTTEESVTFDGKVFDVEDVTLMPRPVQQPIPLWYGGQSELAIKRAAHRADVWSMSPIESRAELADSTDVYREALDDAGRSFDEVRKPLRREAYVAEDDETAWEEVGDALLYEYADVYGDYEDIGHSFDPENREEAVEELREHADGRFIIGGPETAIEELERYEDAVEMDEVLLRMHFPGLDTDKAAKSMRIIADEVMPHFAE, from the coding sequence ATGGCGCTCGAATTCGGTATTCACTACAGCTGTCAATCCCCGGAGGGCGAGTGGGAGCGGGTCTACCGAGAGACGCTGAACCAGGCGGCCGAGGCCGAATCCCTCGGCTACAGCACCCTCTCAGTCGCCGAACACCACTTCCTCCCCGACGGGTGGGTTCCCGAGCCGTTCGTTTTGCTCGGCGGGCTCGCGGCGGTCACGGACGAGGTCGATCTGGTGACCAACATCGTCATCCTCCCGCTCCACAACCCGGTGAAGGTCGCCGAGCGGGCGGTGGTGCTCGACCTCCTCTCCGGCGGGCGGTTCAAACTCGGGGTCGCTGTCGGCTGGCGGGACGAGGAGTTCCGCGTCTTCGGGGTCGACAAGAGCGAGCGCGCGGGTCGCACGATCGAGGGAATGAAGCTCATCCGGCGGCTCACCACCGAGGAGTCCGTCACGTTCGACGGCAAGGTGTTCGACGTCGAGGACGTGACGCTGATGCCGCGGCCCGTCCAGCAGCCGATCCCGCTGTGGTACGGCGGGCAGTCGGAACTGGCGATCAAGCGGGCGGCCCACCGGGCGGACGTCTGGAGCATGAGCCCGATCGAGTCGCGCGCCGAACTGGCCGATAGCACCGACGTCTACCGCGAAGCGCTCGACGACGCCGGCCGCTCGTTCGACGAGGTCCGCAAGCCGCTCCGGCGGGAGGCGTACGTCGCCGAGGACGACGAGACGGCGTGGGAGGAGGTCGGCGACGCGCTCCTGTACGAGTACGCCGACGTCTACGGCGACTACGAGGACATCGGCCACTCGTTCGACCCCGAGAACCGCGAGGAGGCCGTCGAGGAGCTTCGCGAGCACGCCGACGGGCGGTTCATCATCGGCGGGCCCGAAACCGCCATCGAGGAACTCGAACGGTACGAGGACGCAGTCGAGATGGACGAGGTGCTCCTGCGGATGCACTTCCCGGGGCTCGACACCGACAAGGCCGCGAAGTCGATGCGGATCATCGCCGACGAAGTCATGCCTCACTTCGCCGAGTGA